Proteins from one Halopseudomonas pelagia genomic window:
- the xdhC gene encoding xanthine dehydrogenase accessory protein XdhC produces MQHRMTWYQAVAECERQGEPYVLVTILGVAGSVPREPSSKMVVTGEHSYDTIGGGHLEYQVIACAREQLAAGRFESHMEHFPLGASLGQCCGGSVSVLLEGQRGSDARLVVFGAGHVARALMTIMGQLPWRVTWVDSREDGFPQEIPDNVNVHFSEDPAGDAASLCANAHALILTHNHQLDYELCRALLNAGSALSIGLIGSQTKAERFRKRLEHRGHSAQQIDCIRCPVGRQDVPGKRPMEVAVSIMAELLALAGSQAPVPATRRGVSWPQIRGLMQADSDNKTTENS; encoded by the coding sequence ATGCAGCATCGCATGACCTGGTACCAGGCGGTCGCCGAGTGCGAGCGTCAGGGCGAACCCTATGTTTTGGTCACCATTCTTGGCGTAGCAGGCTCGGTACCGCGTGAGCCGTCGAGCAAGATGGTCGTCACCGGCGAGCACAGTTACGACACCATCGGGGGCGGGCATCTTGAGTACCAAGTGATCGCCTGCGCCCGCGAGCAGCTGGCTGCCGGGCGCTTCGAGTCGCATATGGAGCACTTTCCGCTTGGCGCCAGTCTCGGGCAGTGTTGCGGCGGCAGCGTCAGCGTGCTGCTGGAAGGTCAGCGTGGCAGTGATGCCCGGCTGGTGGTGTTCGGCGCCGGGCATGTCGCCCGGGCGTTGATGACCATCATGGGCCAGCTGCCCTGGCGGGTAACCTGGGTCGACTCGCGCGAAGACGGCTTCCCGCAGGAGATACCGGATAACGTCAATGTGCATTTCAGCGAAGACCCGGCGGGCGATGCCGCGAGCCTTTGTGCGAATGCCCACGCGCTGATTCTGACGCATAACCATCAGCTTGATTACGAGCTGTGCCGGGCACTGCTGAATGCCGGCAGTGCTTTGAGCATTGGCTTGATCGGCTCGCAGACCAAAGCCGAACGGTTCCGCAAGCGCCTGGAGCACCGTGGCCACAGTGCGCAGCAGATTGACTGCATTCGCTGCCCCGTTGGCCGCCAGGACGTGCCCGGCAAGCGTCCCATGGAGGTCGCGGTATCCATCATGGCCGAGTTGCTGGCGCTGGCCGGCAGTCAGGCGCCCGTGCCAGCAACGCGCCGGGGCGTGAGCTGGCCACAAATACGCGGCCTGATGCAGGCAGACAGTGATAACAAGACAACGGAGAATTCATGA